A stretch of Henckelia pumila isolate YLH828 chromosome 4, ASM3356847v2, whole genome shotgun sequence DNA encodes these proteins:
- the LOC140863111 gene encoding uncharacterized protein — MGYVIKFVSQRLVPLAYAFLFSVSMHLLPLFTFVSAFFFRLHRDECSVEKNGEEIDFLEAETELLSSECIAEKDVTEFIGFDGVGGKEEEEVFLKFKFPTFEEFCRIHEKPGNLSNSEVFSFESTIVYDFTSGEKSASAFIDELETFPAEEINENIKCESGESGEDHNEISLCNGEGKDNAEAEESVEKSEQMVHSGEEDEKFEGNHDVLDEPQCLSEKTPLCNSSVSDSIDIEHIPSPINCSVDSHSDGFLSDEDFGLETMQESSSGFREEVESSKDLHGSDEMDTTKDEPDESTEDDEFNTDFLSEEDFTGGAVVLTNYEKTESNDSAMSDSEDDSESLWEHEDLIEQLKMELKKVRDTGLPTILEESESPKIMEDLKPWKMDEKSQRGDGIGELHKFYKRYRERMRKLDILNYQKMYAMGLLQLKVPVQSTAANKKPSAPTLKSLVSQNLWLSKHKIHGSDPMKKFIGELEGDVEVVYVGQMCASWEMLYWQYEKALDLWESDPRGINRYNEVAGEFQQFQVLMQRFVEDEPFQGPRVQNYAKTRCVLRNLLQVPVIRVDNMKDKKWRVWTKDRDEHVITIETLVEIVEESIRIFWRFVKADKDCTSAPPTNTHNKIVPQLHDPEDLSLSLAVRKILQKKERKLKDLLRSENCILRKFRRRRDDGEVEWDQVLSFFCQVDMRLVSRVLRMPRITRDQLIWCHDKLNRISFVNRKMCVEPGFLLFPC; from the exons ATGGGTTATGTGATTAAGTTCGTGAGCCAAAGATTGGTTCCTTTGGCATATGCGTTCTTGTTCTCTGTTTCCATGCATCTGCTCCCACTTTTCACCTTTGTCTCTGCTTTTTTCTTCAG GCTGCATAGAGATGAGTGTTCAGTGGAGAAGAATGGTGAAGAAATAGACTTTCTTGAAGCAGAGACAGAGTTATTATCCTCTGAGTGTATCGCTGAGAAAGATGTTACTGAGTTTATAGGATTCGATGGTGTTGGGGGAAAAGAAGAGGAAGAGGTATTTCTGAAATTCAAGTTCCCAACTTTCGAAGAATTTTGTAGAATTCATGAGAAACCAGGCAATTTATCGAATTCTGAAGTGTTCTCGTTTGAAAGTACTATTGTATATGATTTCACGTCTGGAGAAAAATCTGCCAGCGCTTTTATAGATGAACTGGAGACATTTCCTGcggaagaaattaatgaaaacatAAAATGCGAATCGGGGGAATCGGGAGAAGATCATAATGAGATTTCGCTATGCAATGGAGAAGGAAAAGATAATGCTGAGGCAGAGGAATCGGTGGAGAAGTCAGAGCAAATGGTTCATTCAGGTGAAGAAGATGAAAAATTCGAGGGAAACCATGATGTTCTTGATGAACCGCAGTGTTTGTCTGAGAAAACTCCCTTGTGTAACAGCTCCGTTTCGGATTCAATCGATATCGAGCATATTCCTTCACCGATCAACTGTTCAGTGGACTCACACAGCGATGGTTTCTTGTCTGATGAAGATTTTGGACTAGAAACAATGCAAGAATCATCTTCGGGCTTCCGCGAAGAAGTCGAATCATCAAAAGATCTCCATGGCAGCGACGAAATGGATACCACGAAAGATGAACCCGATGAATCAACAGAAGATGATGAATTTAACACGGATTTCTTATCTGAGGAAGACTTTACAGGCGGCGCCGTTGTTCTTACCAATTATGAAAAAACAGAGTCCAATGATTCGGCAATGTCCGATTCCGAAGACGATTCGGAATCGTTGTGGGAACATGAAGATTTGATAGAACAGTTGAAAATGGAGCTGAAGAAGGTGAGGGACACAGGCTTGCCCACCATTTTAGAAGAATCTGAGTCACCCAAGATAATGGAGGATTTGAAGCCATGGAAGATGGATGAAAAATCTCAGCGTGGAGATGGAATAGGGGAGCTTCACAAATTCTACAAGAGATACAGAGAAAGAATGCGCAAATTGGATATCTTGAATTACCAAAAGATGTACGCCATGG GTCTATTGCAGCTGAAGGTTCCAGTCCAATCTACGGCCGCGAACAAGAAGCCGTCGGCGCCAACGCTAAAATCCCTGGTTTCGCAGAATCTTTGGCTGTCGAAACATAAAATCCACGGAAGCGATCCCATGAAGAAGTTCATAGGTGAATTGGAAGGTGATGTCGAAGTAGTATACGTGGGACAGATGTGTGCTTCGTGGGAGATGTTGTATTGGCAGTACGAGAAAGCCTTGGATTTATGGGAATCAGACCCCCGTGGGATCAATAGATACAATGAAGTTGCTGGCGAGTTCCAACAGTTTCAAGTGCTCATGCAAAGGTTCGTAGAGGATGAGCCATTTCAAGGGCCAAGGGTTCAAAATTATGCGAAAACTCGGTGTGTTCTTCGCAATCTTCTTCAAGTTCCAGTTATTAGAG TGGATAATATGAAGGACAAAAAGTGGAGGGTGTGGACCAAAGACAGAGATGAACATGTTATTACTATCGAAACGTTAGTCGAAATAGTCGAGGAGTCGATTCGAATATTTTGGCGATTTGTTAAGGCTGATAAGGACTGCACCAGTGCTCCGCCAACTAACACCCACAACAAGATCGTTCCACAGCTTCACGATCCAGAAGACCTCAGCCTCTCACTAGCGGTCcgaaaaattcttcaaaag AAGGAGAGAAAGCTGAAAGACCTCTTGAGGAGCGAGAACTGCATTTTGAGGAAATTTCGACGGAGAAGAGACGACGGTGAAGTCGAGTGGGATCAAGTTCTTTCGTTTTTCTGCCAAGTAGATATGAGATTAGTTTCTAGGGTTTTGAGGATGCCAAGAATAACTAGAGACCAGTTGATTTGGTGTCATGACAAGCTAAACAGGATTAGTTTTGTGAATAGGAAGATGTGTGTGGAACCTGGCTTTTTGCTCTTCCCATGTTAG